A genomic window from Candidatus Nealsonbacteria bacterium includes:
- a CDS encoding rod shape-determining protein, with translation MKKNNFIQDTIGKLSVDIAIDLGTANSLVYVRGRGIILSEPSVVAINQKTGQILAIGEEAKRMVGRTPSHIVATRPLVSGVVSDFDVTEQMLRYFIQKAYKKKFIFNLRPRLIIGIPFGVTEVEKKAVQDAGKNAGARIVYLIEEPMASAIGSRLPVQDPGGNFVVDIGGGTTEVAVISLGGIVIARSLRVAGDRLNEDIIKFVQEEYKLLIGERTAEDVKISIGSAYPLKEKREMPIRGRNLVTGLPEEIIVTDKDIRKALEKSVKEIVSAVKGAVEETPPELLSDIMAKGIYLMGGGGLLKGLDELITEETKIICKISDDPLTAVARGAGFVLENIDELQEVLVDTETIKLPR, from the coding sequence ATGAAAAAAAATAACTTTATTCAGGATACCATTGGAAAGCTATCAGTTGATATTGCAATTGATCTTGGTACGGCTAATTCGTTAGTTTATGTACGAGGTCGAGGAATAATATTATCTGAACCATCAGTAGTAGCTATAAATCAAAAGACTGGCCAGATACTGGCAATAGGTGAAGAAGCTAAAAGAATGGTGGGAAGGACTCCATCTCATATAGTTGCCACAAGGCCACTTGTCTCTGGAGTTGTTTCCGACTTTGATGTTACAGAGCAGATGTTGAGATATTTCATACAGAAAGCTTATAAGAAAAAGTTTATTTTTAATTTAAGACCAAGATTAATAATCGGTATTCCTTTTGGTGTTACAGAAGTTGAAAAGAAGGCAGTTCAAGATGCAGGTAAAAATGCAGGAGCAAGAATTGTTTATTTAATAGAAGAGCCAATGGCCTCAGCAATAGGCTCACGTCTTCCAGTTCAGGATCCAGGTGGTAATTTTGTTGTTGATATCGGCGGGGGAACAACCGAAGTGGCTGTTATATCTCTTGGCGGCATAGTTATAGCAAGGAGTCTTCGAGTCGCTGGAGATAGATTAAATGAAGACATAATTAAGTTTGTTCAAGAAGAATATAAATTATTAATTGGTGAGCGTACCGCAGAAGATGTAAAGATAAGTATTGGCTCAGCATATCCATTAAAAGAAAAAAGAGAGATGCCCATAAGAGGCAGAAATCTTGTTACCGGACTTCCTGAAGAAATTATTGTCACTGATAAGGATATTCGAAAGGCTTTAGAAAAATCTGTTAAAGAAATAGTTAGTGCAGTGAAGGGGGCCGTAGAAGAAACTCCACCAGAACTATTGTCTGATATAATGGCTAAAGGAATATATTTAATGGGTGGTGGTGGATTGCTTAAAGGACTAGATGAATTAATTACTGAAGAAACAAAGATAATATGTAAGATATCAGATGATCCTTTAACTGCTGTAGCCAGAGGAGCTGGATTTGTTTTAGAAAATATAGACGAGCTTCAAGAAGTTTTAGTAGATACAGAAACAATTAAACTCCCAAGATAA
- the gatA gene encoding Asp-tRNA(Asn)/Glu-tRNA(Gln) amidotransferase subunit GatA, giving the protein MNFSLMSIREIGEGLRGKKFSCLEMTNYFLDKIEKDDVEISSFLTVTKELALSQAKKVDERIERGDDLPVLLGIPSAIKDNILIKGIKCTSASKILENYKAPYDATVIKKLKDQGVVFLGKTNMDEFAMGSSTENSAFQVTKNPLDHSRVPGGSSGGSAAAVAAGFCSFALGSDTGGSIRQPASFCGVVGLKPTYGFVSRYGLMAMASSLDQIGPLTKTVEDARYVFEAISGKDPKDSTSVQVEIDNGMDPKKMTIGIPKEYFVEGMDSEVESSIREAIEKIKGAGIKVEDISLPHTEYALPAYYIISPSETSANLSRYDGLRYGNSSGEGVDLSEIYFKNRGRGFGREVKRRIILGTYSLSSGYYDAYYKRAQKVRTLIKNDFEKAFEKVDLIVVPSSPTLPFKIGEKREDPLSMYLSDVFTIPANLAGLPAMSMPCKKIRDLSVGIQLIGKPFGEYSILNAGELFEKIWMK; this is encoded by the coding sequence ATGAATTTCTCATTAATGTCAATTAGGGAAATAGGGGAAGGCTTAAGAGGAAAAAAATTCTCTTGTTTAGAGATGACAAATTATTTTCTTGATAAGATAGAAAAAGATGATGTTGAAATATCTTCTTTTTTAACAGTTACTAAGGAGTTAGCTCTTTCTCAGGCCAAAAAAGTAGATGAGCGAATTGAGAGAGGAGATGATCTTCCAGTTCTTTTAGGAATTCCGTCAGCAATTAAGGATAATATATTGATAAAAGGAATTAAGTGTACATCTGCATCTAAGATATTAGAGAATTATAAGGCGCCATATGATGCTACTGTTATTAAGAAATTAAAAGATCAAGGAGTCGTTTTTTTAGGTAAAACTAATATGGATGAATTTGCGATGGGCTCTTCAACTGAAAATTCGGCCTTTCAGGTTACTAAAAATCCGCTCGATCATTCAAGAGTTCCTGGAGGATCTTCGGGGGGATCAGCGGCTGCAGTTGCTGCAGGATTTTGTTCTTTTGCTTTAGGCTCAGATACCGGAGGATCTATCCGTCAGCCCGCTTCATTTTGTGGAGTAGTGGGCTTAAAGCCAACATATGGGTTTGTTTCTAGATATGGATTAATGGCCATGGCTTCATCACTTGATCAGATAGGACCTTTAACAAAAACAGTTGAAGATGCAAGGTATGTTTTTGAGGCTATATCGGGTAAGGACCCAAAAGATTCTACTTCAGTACAAGTTGAAATAGATAATGGTATGGATCCTAAGAAGATGACTATCGGCATACCAAAGGAATATTTCGTTGAAGGCATGGATAGTGAAGTTGAATCAAGTATTCGGGAAGCTATTGAAAAGATAAAAGGGGCCGGAATCAAAGTTGAGGACATTAGTTTGCCCCACACTGAATACGCATTACCTGCTTATTATATAATTTCACCATCTGAAACATCAGCCAACTTATCACGCTATGATGGGCTAAGATATGGAAATTCTTCTGGGGAAGGGGTTGATTTATCAGAAATATACTTTAAAAATAGAGGTAGGGGATTTGGAAGGGAGGTCAAAAGAAGGATAATTCTAGGAACCTATTCTCTTTCCTCGGGTTATTATGACGCATATTATAAAAGGGCTCAGAAAGTAAGAACACTTATAAAAAATGATTTTGAGAAGGCTTTTGAAAAGGTCGACCTAATCGTAGTTCCAAGCTCTCCGACATTACCATTCAAGATAGGAGAAAAAAGAGAAGATCCTCTTTCTATGTATTTATCAGATGTCTTTACTATTCCTGCTAATCTAGCAGGACTTCCGGCAATGTCGATGCCATGTAAAAAAATAAGAGATCTTTCAGTCGGAATTCAATTAATCGGGAAACCATTTGGTGAATATAGCATTTTAAATGCAGGAGAATTATTTGAAAAAATATGGATGAAATAA
- a CDS encoding site-2 protease family protein, producing the protein MFFLHVIIAIISLLALVVIHELGHFLMAKRLGVKVEEFGIGIPPRIFGKKIGETIYSLNLLPIGAFVKMYGEDEQINDERSFSQKSIFQRSLIILAGVAAFWIVAFLILTFMATMKLPALVGDEDHVEDAKVMVLNLEPDMAANQAGIQIGDIIHSLSKGDNYILANRIGDVSSFLYENKGEEILATIDRNGNIYEILLSSNDERGVMGFHIARVALKSYPWYQAPYQGALMTGRLTYRIVTTLGDTAIRAITGKPLPDEVRFAGPVGIVTDVFVGALESGFQRYLEIIVMISISLAIFNLLPIPALDGGRFLFLMIEKIKGSPLNQKVEQGLIAISFIMLIGLFILVTFYDIKG; encoded by the coding sequence ATGTTTTTTTTACACGTAATTATAGCCATTATTAGTCTTTTAGCTCTTGTTGTTATTCATGAACTAGGTCATTTTTTGATGGCTAAGCGTTTGGGTGTGAAAGTAGAAGAGTTTGGGATTGGAATACCTCCTAGGATTTTTGGTAAAAAAATAGGTGAAACGATCTATTCGTTAAACCTGCTTCCGATTGGCGCCTTCGTTAAGATGTATGGGGAGGATGAACAGATTAATGACGAGAGAAGTTTTAGTCAAAAAAGTATTTTTCAACGATCACTAATAATCTTGGCCGGAGTTGCTGCTTTTTGGATAGTTGCATTCTTGATATTAACCTTTATGGCCACTATGAAGTTGCCAGCCTTGGTCGGAGATGAAGATCACGTTGAAGACGCAAAGGTAATGGTTTTAAACTTAGAACCAGATATGGCCGCTAATCAAGCCGGAATTCAAATCGGGGACATTATACATTCATTATCAAAAGGGGATAACTATATTCTTGCCAATAGAATAGGTGATGTTTCCAGTTTTTTATATGAAAATAAGGGAGAAGAAATATTGGCGACAATAGATAGAAATGGCAATATTTATGAAATCTTGCTCTCTTCTAATGATGAGCGAGGAGTAATGGGATTTCATATTGCTAGAGTAGCTCTTAAGAGTTATCCGTGGTATCAAGCGCCTTATCAAGGAGCTTTAATGACAGGAAGATTGACTTACCGTATAGTTACTACTCTTGGAGATACGGCAATTAGAGCTATTACAGGTAAACCCTTACCTGACGAGGTAAGATTTGCCGGACCAGTTGGAATAGTGACCGATGTTTTTGTGGGAGCACTGGAAAGTGGTTTTCAGAGATATTTGGAGATCATTGTTATGATATCTATATCGCTAGCGATATTTAATTTATTGCCAATTCCAGCTCTAGATGGCGGAAGGTTTTTGTTTTTAATGATTGAAAAAATAAAGGGAAGTCCTCTAAATCAGAAAGTAGAGCAAGGACTAATTGCAATTTCATTTATTATGCTAATTGGATTATTTATTCTGGTAACTTTTTATGATATTAAAGGATGA
- the gatC gene encoding Asp-tRNA(Asn)/Glu-tRNA(Gln) amidotransferase subunit GatC → MINKEGIRHVAKLARFELDSQEEDLLEKDLVNILGYIEKLKSLDVSGVSAMSHPINIKNDVREDNPIISDERKDVIDLFNDRDGGFLKVRSIL, encoded by the coding sequence ATGATTAATAAAGAAGGCATAAGACACGTTGCTAAATTAGCAAGATTTGAATTGGACTCCCAAGAAGAAGATCTGCTTGAAAAAGACCTTGTTAACATTCTTGGCTATATTGAAAAATTAAAATCTTTAGATGTTTCAGGTGTTAGTGCGATGAGTCATCCAATAAATATCAAGAATGATGTTCGAGAAGACAATCCAATAATCTCTGATGAAAGAAAAGATGTTATCGATCTGTTTAATGACAGGGACGGCGGTTTTTTAAAGGTAAGATCTATTTTATAA